The following DNA comes from Schistocerca piceifrons isolate TAMUIC-IGC-003096 chromosome 3, iqSchPice1.1, whole genome shotgun sequence.
GCCTACTTGCCgctacagaaaagagaaaaaaCTCACCTGTCCGAGCTCTCGGAGCTGTCGTAGCGATCTGCACATCTCTTCTTCCTACAGTTGTCCCCCTCATTTGGACATAGGCTTGGAAATTCCACATGTTCTGAGTTGGCACCACAAAGCATTTTCGTAGCGTGCACACCCAAGCTCAGCACGCCATTCACTCGATAATTTGAACACAATTCTCCATTGTCGTCGCGAATATAGAATGACGGTTTAACACTGGTTACGTTTTTAGCCTTCATACAGTCTTTATGAGCTATTTTGAGAATATCTACTGTGTCTTTCGCTTTGATATCATTCTCTCGTCTCGCCGTCCCCTGAACACACAGCCCGTCTGCCATCTTGTTTGGTACGCACAGCAACACTGACGTGACGTCACAGACGCGGCGGAGTGGGGAGGCCAGCCCTCCACGTGACGTCACAAGTATTCGACGCTAGCCCCTCCTTTCTCTAACTCTCACTGTTCATTGGCCAGCCGTCAATTACATAATTTTCTAGCAGGAGTAATGACTTTGTGTGGAGATATTAAATATGGATGTTTGACCCATTGACCTCGACCGACGATGTTAAGATGCAGAAAAATCAATCGCTCAAGCAACTGAAAGCTCTCCCTACCTAACTGTATATGTAAGTCGC
Coding sequences within:
- the LOC124788245 gene encoding uncharacterized protein LOC124788245; its protein translation is MADGLCVQGTARRENDIKAKDTVDILKIAHKDCMKAKNVTSVKPSFYIRDDNGELCSNYRVNGVLSLGVHATKMLCGANSEHVEFPSLCPNEGDNCRKKRCADRYDSSESSDR